From a region of the Seleniivibrio woodruffii genome:
- a CDS encoding molybdopterin-containing oxidoreductase family protein, whose amino-acid sequence MSMFSPKLSRRRFLAVGGSVAAAAALGSGLKAVKAVADVQETKKVAGVSKHIASSCEMCVNKCGLIAHVVDGRVKKLNPNPKFFKSRAMLCARGNAGAEEPYNPERLTKPLVRVGERGEGKWKEISYEEAYVLLAKKLAEHKVKNDNRNSVAFISSEGFQEEIFHYLVQSYGSTNTVRHPTLCLSSVIQGWSSVYGVYPDADIRNSKFVLMFGSNRAEAIITPDTIDFQKNKPEGQKVVYLDPRFTNMAAKADKWYPVKPGTDLAFILGVINVIITENLYDAAFVEQFCDGFADLQAMIVPYTPEWAEKECEIPAAEIRWVAKEYAKAAPAAVVYPGRRTSWYVNDVYFRRACAILTAICGCWDVPGGICPKASVPVKNLDPLFPYFEKTDDRIDQASYGSVKNRMPKDARSAALPAAEVAYMGEKDGSWLRFRDSVLAEDPYKVDALVVYKQNFIEAVPNRAKTMEMLKKIDFMAVIDIQMTEVAYFADLVIPESTYLERWDSVHNLAGIQPIATFRQPAIEPVFGTKSMFEIAGGVINEMLKLPELWDDADPEEVEDFKLDVVEDIFAQPMQEYIKRQLADQPGAYEMMMKDGVFYLKEEATYGSTRTNPEFRFKTRTGKIELANVKYAEKGLHSLPLYERPRQPEAGKYRFILGRHGYNTHTGTQNNGFLWEIQKENQLWINTEEAKKLGIATGDYVKVTSAVGEQTVMVYATEKIRRDCVFYAHGYGRLSPQLSLVYKKGASQAAILEDYIEPISGNSAMHETFVSIAKA is encoded by the coding sequence ATGTCAATGTTCAGTCCTAAGCTGTCACGGCGCCGTTTCCTTGCCGTTGGCGGTTCTGTTGCGGCTGCTGCGGCTCTCGGCTCAGGCCTTAAAGCTGTCAAGGCTGTTGCGGATGTTCAGGAGACGAAGAAGGTTGCAGGTGTTTCAAAGCATATAGCGTCCAGCTGTGAAATGTGCGTGAACAAATGCGGCCTTATAGCCCACGTCGTTGACGGCAGGGTTAAAAAACTGAATCCCAATCCAAAGTTTTTCAAAAGCCGTGCGATGCTTTGCGCCAGAGGCAACGCCGGAGCGGAGGAGCCTTATAACCCCGAAAGGCTCACAAAACCCCTTGTCCGTGTGGGCGAAAGAGGGGAGGGCAAGTGGAAAGAGATATCATATGAGGAGGCATACGTTCTCCTCGCCAAGAAACTTGCGGAACACAAAGTTAAAAACGACAACAGAAACTCTGTGGCTTTCATCTCTTCCGAAGGATTTCAGGAGGAGATATTCCACTATCTTGTCCAGTCATACGGTTCCACAAACACAGTGCGCCACCCCACCCTGTGTCTGTCGTCCGTTATTCAGGGCTGGTCATCCGTATATGGAGTGTATCCGGATGCTGACATCAGAAACTCAAAATTCGTCCTTATGTTCGGTTCGAACAGGGCGGAAGCGATAATCACCCCCGACACAATAGATTTTCAGAAGAACAAGCCTGAGGGGCAGAAGGTTGTATACCTCGACCCCAGATTTACGAATATGGCGGCAAAGGCCGACAAGTGGTATCCCGTTAAACCCGGAACAGACCTTGCGTTCATCCTTGGCGTTATAAACGTGATAATCACTGAAAACCTTTATGATGCGGCATTCGTTGAGCAGTTCTGTGACGGATTCGCAGATCTTCAGGCGATGATAGTTCCCTATACCCCCGAATGGGCGGAGAAGGAATGCGAAATTCCCGCCGCCGAGATCCGCTGGGTCGCAAAGGAGTATGCCAAAGCCGCTCCCGCTGCCGTGGTCTATCCCGGCAGAAGAACGAGCTGGTATGTCAACGACGTATATTTCCGCCGTGCCTGCGCGATCCTTACGGCAATCTGCGGATGCTGGGATGTTCCCGGTGGAATCTGCCCCAAGGCGTCGGTTCCCGTTAAAAACCTTGACCCGCTCTTTCCCTATTTCGAAAAGACGGACGACCGTATCGATCAGGCATCTTACGGCAGTGTGAAGAACAGAATGCCTAAGGACGCACGCTCCGCCGCTTTGCCCGCCGCAGAGGTGGCTTACATGGGCGAAAAGGACGGAAGCTGGCTCAGGTTCAGGGATTCAGTTCTGGCGGAAGATCCTTATAAGGTCGACGCACTTGTTGTCTATAAGCAGAACTTCATAGAGGCGGTTCCCAACCGAGCCAAAACTATGGAGATGCTGAAAAAGATAGACTTCATGGCCGTTATAGATATTCAGATGACAGAAGTTGCATATTTTGCCGACCTTGTTATTCCTGAATCAACCTATCTTGAGCGTTGGGACTCTGTTCACAACCTCGCAGGAATCCAGCCCATCGCAACCTTCCGTCAGCCTGCAATAGAGCCTGTGTTCGGCACAAAGTCCATGTTTGAGATAGCGGGAGGGGTCATCAATGAAATGCTGAAACTCCCTGAGCTGTGGGACGATGCCGATCCCGAAGAGGTTGAGGATTTCAAGCTGGATGTGGTTGAGGATATCTTCGCTCAGCCCATGCAGGAATACATTAAGCGTCAGCTGGCTGATCAGCCGGGCGCATATGAAATGATGATGAAGGACGGAGTTTTCTATCTGAAAGAAGAGGCCACCTACGGCAGTACACGCACCAATCCTGAGTTCAGGTTCAAGACCAGAACCGGAAAGATTGAGCTTGCCAACGTTAAGTATGCGGAAAAAGGCCTGCATTCTCTGCCTCTGTACGAAAGACCCCGTCAGCCTGAGGCCGGAAAATACCGCTTCATCCTCGGCCGCCACGGGTACAACACTCACACAGGAACCCAGAACAACGGATTCCTCTGGGAAATTCAGAAAGAGAACCAACTCTGGATAAACACAGAAGAGGCAAAGAAACTCGGCATAGCCACAGGCGACTATGTAAAGGTTACAAGCGCAGTTGGTGAGCAGACCGTAATGGTCTACGCCACCGAGAAGATACGCAGAGACTGCGTGTTCTATGCCCACGGCTACGGACGCCTCTCACCCCAGCTCAGTCTGGTCTATAAAAAGGGAGCCTCTCAGGCGGCCATCCTTGAGGACTATATAGAGCCTATCTCTGGCAATTCGGCGATGCACGAAACGTTCGTAAGCATCGCAAAGGCTTAA
- a CDS encoding 4Fe-4S dicluster domain-containing protein, whose amino-acid sequence MKKYAIVFDTKKCLNCKACTVACKFENHVEVGDDQYRIWVNELPLKGKFPNLAQSYLPSQCQQCENPPCVHVCPTKASYQTADGVVLVDSKKCILCKYCMTACPYDARFENHLIKAVDKCTFCYHRLPEGKPTACVETCPTKVRVFVDLEDQNDETVKQLALADYDVLKPEKGTKPKLYYLR is encoded by the coding sequence ATGAAAAAATACGCAATTGTATTTGATACAAAAAAATGTCTGAACTGCAAGGCCTGCACAGTTGCCTGCAAGTTCGAAAACCACGTTGAGGTGGGCGACGATCAGTACAGGATATGGGTTAACGAACTTCCCCTTAAAGGAAAGTTTCCGAACCTCGCCCAGAGCTATCTGCCCTCCCAGTGTCAGCAGTGTGAAAATCCTCCCTGCGTCCATGTGTGCCCCACAAAGGCCTCATATCAGACGGCGGACGGTGTTGTGCTTGTTGACAGCAAAAAATGCATACTCTGCAAATACTGCATGACCGCATGCCCCTATGATGCAAGGTTTGAGAACCATCTGATAAAGGCGGTTGACAAATGCACCTTCTGCTACCACAGACTGCCCGAAGGCAAACCTACGGCATGCGTTGAAACCTGTCCCACAAAGGTCAGGGTGTTCGTCGATCTTGAAGATCAGAACGACGAGACGGTAAAACAGCTCGCTTTGGCCGACTACGATGTTCTTAAGCCCGAAAAGGGAACCAAGCCGAAGCTCTACTATTTAAGATAA
- the nrfD gene encoding NrfD/PsrC family molybdoenzyme membrane anchor subunit: MSENTEAVKCSSDMFCGNRSIPMPLIIVLAAFSLVGLYGVGNILINGHASSLGVTRSVPWGLLISTYVFFVVSSTGLCLISSMGHVFGIEKYEVIGKRAIVLAILTLLCGFGVIGMEVGHPLRMAIYNVISPNLTSAIWWMGTLYSVYMVCIIIEFYFLMKHNHKGAFYAGLAGFIAGISAHSNLGAVFGFLEARPFWHGPYLPIYFILSALISGTALIIIIMNIAYGGPSKLSEKAKNAVLSLSKLFGLLLGIIIFFDIWKIITSLYGTPPEKYETVMTLIAGPLSVNFWLFEVLIGMLIPFGLILFSKGNSVKKALMAACFAVVGIFFMRYDLVVAGQLVPMRNAEDFAGGLASYAPSFSEISIVAGAILLCCALFLAAERYLNLSEE; the protein is encoded by the coding sequence ATGTCGGAAAATACCGAAGCGGTAAAATGCAGTTCAGATATGTTCTGCGGCAACAGAAGCATCCCCATGCCGCTGATAATAGTCCTTGCGGCGTTCAGCCTTGTTGGGCTTTACGGCGTGGGAAACATCCTGATAAACGGTCATGCCTCTTCTCTGGGAGTTACCAGAAGCGTTCCGTGGGGACTGCTCATCTCCACATATGTGTTTTTTGTGGTCTCCAGCACCGGACTCTGCCTTATATCATCAATGGGGCACGTTTTCGGCATAGAGAAATATGAGGTCATCGGCAAAAGAGCCATCGTCCTTGCAATCCTGACCCTTCTCTGCGGTTTCGGAGTGATAGGGATGGAGGTGGGGCACCCTCTGCGCATGGCCATCTATAACGTTATATCGCCCAACCTGACCTCCGCCATATGGTGGATGGGTACGCTCTACAGCGTTTACATGGTCTGCATCATCATTGAGTTCTACTTCCTGATGAAGCATAACCACAAGGGAGCTTTCTATGCAGGACTGGCGGGCTTCATAGCGGGGATCTCCGCCCACTCGAACCTCGGTGCGGTGTTCGGATTCCTTGAGGCCAGACCCTTCTGGCACGGCCCCTATCTGCCGATATACTTCATCCTTTCGGCACTGATATCGGGTACTGCGCTCATTATAATCATAATGAACATAGCCTACGGCGGCCCCTCAAAACTCAGCGAAAAGGCGAAGAATGCGGTTCTGAGCCTCTCAAAGCTGTTCGGTCTGCTGTTGGGAATAATAATCTTCTTTGATATCTGGAAGATAATAACCTCTCTCTACGGCACTCCGCCTGAGAAGTACGAAACGGTGATGACCCTTATAGCCGGGCCTCTTTCGGTGAACTTCTGGCTGTTCGAGGTGCTGATAGGTATGCTGATCCCCTTCGGACTTATACTGTTCTCAAAGGGAAACAGTGTGAAAAAAGCTCTCATGGCGGCTTGTTTCGCAGTGGTGGGTATCTTCTTCATGCGCTATGACCTTGTGGTTGCGGGACAGCTTGTTCCCATGCGCAATGCCGAGGATTTCGCCGGCGGACTGGCGAGCTATGCCCCCAGCTTCTCTGAGATAAGCATTGTGGCAGGCGCTATACTGCTCTGCTGTGCGCTGTTTCTTGCGGCTGAGAGATATCTGAATCTGTCTGAGGAGTAA